One Parashewanella spongiae genomic window, GAGTTTCTGCTCAGCCAAGTTACAGCTAGAGACATCAGAAATATCATTGAGGCAATCACAGCCTCTGGTCGGCCAACAGTCTCTAATGACGCCCTTGCATACTGCAAACAACTTTTTAATCACGGTATAAAATTAGATTTGGTTGGTGCTAATCCAGCTGCCGCATTTAACGTGTCTGACGCTGGAGGGATAGAAAAAAGTAAAGTTCGACACTTAACAATTGAAGAAGTAACACATTTTTTCAATGTGGCCTATGAAAATTCAGACAGCTTTAGTCGAGAGAATTATATCGCTATCAGTTTACTTATTTGTCTTGGCGTGCGTAAATCCGAATTAGTTGAAGCTAAATGGTCTGAATTTGATCTGCCAAAGCGAATTTGGTTTTTGCCTAACGAAAGAAGTAAAACAGGGGTAGGGATCAGCATACCGCTTTCTGAAACGGTCATTGAGTGGATTCAAGAATTACAAGTCAGAGCTTGTGATTCGGAATATATTTTCCCAAATAGAAGAGCAGGTAAAGCCCCTCATATGGGCAAAGACACTCTTAACCGTGCGATTACAAAACTTTTTGGGCATGAAGCTGGTAAGAAAAAGCAACCGCTAAACCTAATGGGAAAAATGAACCATTTTACTGTTCATGATCTAAGAAGAACATGCCGAACTCTTTTGGCTAAGCAAGGCACATTAGGACATGTTGCAGAACGTTGTTTGAATCACAAACTCAAAGGCATTGAAGGGATTTATAACC contains:
- a CDS encoding tyrosine-type recombinase/integrase, which codes for MASLEDTDFAELIRNGESRTSLGDGLYFVVPKRGQAYWAFRYVLHKKRKLMTLGKYQEMLPRDAREEAILKAREIRTGIDPIRARKKAMQENIHTVNTLFEDWHKGNVRRLKYPEIPERVYRKDIAPHIGEFLLSQVTARDIRNIIEAITASGRPTVSNDALAYCKQLFNHGIKLDLVGANPAAAFNVSDAGGIEKSKVRHLTIEEVTHFFNVAYENSDSFSRENYIAISLLICLGVRKSELVEAKWSEFDLPKRIWFLPNERSKTGVGISIPLSETVIEWIQELQVRACDSEYIFPNRRAGKAPHMGKDTLNRAITKLFGHEAGKKKQPLNLMGKMNHFTVHDLRRTCRTLLAKQGTLGHVAERCLNHKLKGIEGIYNQHDYFDERKEALDQLSLTIANIVNR